GCAGTGATGACGCTTCCGCCATAAGAGTGTCCGACGAGGATAGCCGGCCTGCTGACCCGGCCCAGCGTGCGTTTCACCGTGGCGACATCGCCTGCAAGTGTGTCGAGGCCGTACTGGGCAGCGACCACCTGATACCCATCCGCCTGAAGCGTGGGAATCACCTTGTTGAAGCACGAGCCGTCGGCCCAGATCCCGTGGCAGAACACGATGCTAGGCTTGGGTTGCGTCATTTTGCTCTCCTTGGTTGCCTGTCAGGCTTCGACAGAACCGGACATTGAAGGTGTCCCACGGACGCTATGCTCAAGGCTGGCTGCTTTCTTGCAGAATTGTGCTGCTTTTGTTGTTTATCGCCTAAAGATGAGTCCCAGTAGGCGCGACTGTCTCTAAACGCCAGGAAATATGGGGCCTTACGCTCGGAAATTCCCAGTCATGTGATGGCGGCGCCATCTTCCGGGGCTGACCCCGACGAGTTGATGGAATATGCGCGTGAACGCTGCCTGGTCGTTAAATCCCGACTGAATCGCGATGTCGATCAGCGACATGCTGGTCTGGCTCATCAGTTGTTTGGCGTGGTCGATGCGATGCTGAATCAGCCACTGGTGAGTGGAGGTGCCGAAAGAGATTTTAAATGAACGGGCAAAGTGGCTGACGGAAAGTCCGCATTCGCGTGCAATGTCGGAAAGCCTGATCCGGCCATGCATGTTCTCATGAAGAAGTTCCGACGCTCGTCGCTTCTGCCATGGCGCCAGACCTCCCTTTGAAGGCCGTGCTGTTTTCTGGAGTACACCGTACTGCTGGAGAAGATGTGCTCCGAGGACGAGGCTTAATTGATCGAGAGCCAGCACAGAGAGACGGTCGCTCCGCCCAAGGAACGGAAGGATGCCTTTGGTGATCTGGGCAACAACCAGATCGTCTTCGAGCACGGCAAGGCGATAGTCACTCACCCGGCCAAACCCGAGATCCTCGGCAATGTCATCGAGTCCCTTACGAGGAACAGAATAGTGAACGTAATCGAAGGCACCACCTGCCCAGCACCTTGGCTGTGAATCGAAATCGATGACATTGGAGCGAAACGGTTGAACGATGGATGTGACAATGAGCTTGTCTGCTGTCCACACCTGGTAGCTCGATGATGCCAGAGACTTAAGGGAGATCGACACCAGCAGAGCGGGGACGGGCGATAGCTTCGTGATTCGGTCAGGAAGCCCAGCCGGTGACTGGAGCCGGATGATCGTAAAACTCCCCGGAGTATGAAACTGCGATGGAACGGGGGACCTCCCGTCCAATTGAATCAACGTTGTGAAGGGAGCTTCAGGTGACGAAGCGTTCTTGTTGTCCATCGCGACCTCCACCGCCCCGTCGGCCGCGCCGTTCCCAGGCTGACGGGATAGACCTTACCGGACTAATAATCTCAGCTTGAATTTCCTAATACTACCCCAGTCGACGGCAGGTGCCCACCGTGCTCTCGGCGCTCATCGAGCCCCTGCGAATGAGGTAACCGAGTCACCTTCGCCAGGCGCCAGGCGTACACACTTCCCCATGGAGACGGCGGGGAGAGTTCCCGCGTCCCAGATCCCGCCCTTCGTTTTCAGTAGGTTAAATGGTGG
The Candidatus Dormiibacterota bacterium DNA segment above includes these coding regions:
- a CDS encoding AraC family transcriptional regulator, with the translated sequence MDNKNASSPEAPFTTLIQLDGRSPVPSQFHTPGSFTIIRLQSPAGLPDRITKLSPVPALLVSISLKSLASSSYQVWTADKLIVTSIVQPFRSNVIDFDSQPRCWAGGAFDYVHYSVPRKGLDDIAEDLGFGRVSDYRLAVLEDDLVVAQITKGILPFLGRSDRLSVLALDQLSLVLGAHLLQQYGVLQKTARPSKGGLAPWQKRRASELLHENMHGRIRLSDIARECGLSVSHFARSFKISFGTSTHQWLIQHRIDHAKQLMSQTSMSLIDIAIQSGFNDQAAFTRIFHQLVGVSPGRWRRHHMTGNFRA